The Pochonia chlamydosporia 170 chromosome 3, whole genome shotgun sequence genome contains the following window.
TGCGCATGAGGCGAGGATGGTTATGGCGTTGAGGTTGTTGGATACAGGGACGGCGAGGGATGTGAGTGGTGTGGTGAGGGTGACAGGGGGTGGGAAGGCGGATGGGGAGGTGGGTGATGGGGAgtatttgtattttgtgggtggtgatggtgctgtGAGGGTTTTTGAGAGGGGGACGTGATGTTGTTTGTGAGTTTGGGAGGGACTGGCGTTTATGGATTGAATAGATGGGTTTGGATTTTGACTACATTGGGGTTGGTGGGATTGAGGTTGGGATGAGTTGGATAGGTGAAGTTGTAGATGAGGTCTACGGTTGTAGGAATGCAACTGGTTTGATGTAGAAGTGTAGCCGTGTTTGCGTCACGGATTTGAGCTTCCACTTGCTTGGTTGTAATGACGGCATCTAGCATGAAATACCTTCCATGAAATGCTGCAtctcccaactccatctgTGAGCCATccagtcaacttcaagcaCCTATCACACGATAGCGCTTCCAAGAACACACAgcttgttcaatgtcaaaCACTTCACCACTTTGACCCTAATCAACCCACCTACACCTCAGCACCAAGATCAGCAACatcagcaaacaccaaattACAAAATCCTTTATATTTAGTTCTCAAAGGGCAAGCAGGCATCCCTGCCAAACACGTTTCAAAAAACACCGTGTCCATGCTCCGCCACCTTATGAAAAGTCCCTTCCCCCAAACCCAGCACGAAAAGTCCATTCGAATCCATTCCGTACCCAGCTCCCTCACAACCCCTCAAGCGTTCATGTCGTTTTTTTGCCGTCTTTCCCAATATCATTTCCCTCCCGTCAAAATTTACTCCGACTTGGGGCCACGAGCGCCCTTGGGCGTACCAGACTGGAAGCCGTTCTTGAATCGGCGAGACACATCCTTGAGGTAGCGGCAGCGGCCGGTGCCGACGGTCTTTCTTCGCTTGGCCTTCTCACCCCAGTTGTCTGAGTTCGTTAGCTAGTATTTCCGTATTCGACGAGTTAGACAAAACGTACACTTTCGGGTCTTGGCAGAAGGGTAGCCGCAAGAAGAGCACTCATGCTTCTGGATGTGCATGGAGCGACGACCTATACCTGTTAGATTTTCCGTGACTGCCTTTTACTCCCATCAAATGTTGCTccttcatttcctcctcTTGGTTTTCCAATTCGCAACTTTTTCGTGGAGTTTCGGACGTGTACTAACCGCATCGTCGGCACAAAGTGTGCGTCTTGTTGTGACGTTTACCGAAACTGGAGGTACCCTTCGCTACACGACAAACACCGTCAGCAACTGCAATTGCAACATTCGACCATACATGTAGCCACTCAATTCTCTTGGATTTCTCATAACGACGACCAAGAGAGTTGAGGAACGCGGGTTTCGGTGGGAGAGCAAAAACGTACTcattttggcggtggtggtttgaaCCTGTGGTTAGTGACGATCGAGGAAATTCTCGAGTTCGGGGAGGAGGGCTTTTTCGGTGGAGTGTCGAGTTGCGAGATTCTGTTGCGCTGGGGCGTGCTGCTTAGCCCTAATTTTGCCGTGTGGTGCGCACAATGCTGCGTGAGTGTGGTGGGTTTACCGACCTGTCATGTGATGGTACCCTGGATGAGCACGTGACCCTGCCAAATGATCTGACCTATCAGAGTGCTCCACAAATGCGGCCGTGACAAACCGACGGCAAATGTTAGTGTGCCTGCAAATAGGCTCAGTTCATCCATTGATTTGAAACATGCACATCTTCCACTGGATGAAACAATCGAATCAACTACTGCGCTCCATCTCTGTCCCTTCAGCTCATCAGCGCACAATCTACGTATTCATTCACAACCACCATTGATTGCTTTATCTGCATGCAATTCGTCAATTAGGTATCTCACAGCCCTGGCGTGCAAGCCATAACGACAACGACAGTGCCATCCAATGTAAAACCAAGCCTCCCATGACCTTAAACGCCGTCCAGACAAACCCCCCAATTCATACATGTATAAGTATCTGCAAGAATGTTCGAATATGAGCCCCGATGATATAAAAactcctcctcttccatcGTGAAGTCAGACTTTGCTTGCTCGCTCGCGTTTTCATCATTCATGTAACCCAAAACACCTTCTTAAATTTTAAtgcatcttcatcttctaCCCTTGTAATCCCAAGTTCAAGGGAATACAGCAGGTCCAAAAATCTGGCCCGGGGCGACACGCTTCGTCACCGCCTGCGCATCCCAATCAAGCGTCTTCGTCATGCCGTCGTTCCCCCACCATGACGGGGCACTTGCATTCGTCAGATACAGcgtgaagaagatgaccaGCGTGCTGATAATGAGACCACAGTCGAGTGCTGCAGATACAATGTAGTTGTACTGGAGCCACCAGCCCGTGTAGCGGCGCTTGATAAAGTAGTTGAAAATGATGCCAACCACACCCCAACAGAGGAAGATGTGAACAGTAGCGGGGGGTAGCAAGCCAGTGCCGCCATAAATGACGGGAGTGCAGACATATCGCCAGAATGACTTCGGCCACCGTCTGGCAAGCATCCACGTCAGAATAGGTGtggcagcaccaacaagCCAGAACCACTGAAGGTTGGCGTAGGTAGCACCATGGCTGAAAATGCGAGCAGGGCCAATGGCACCCCAGATGACCGACGCAGTGTAGTACACGTGTCCGCTGGGGCAAGTGTAGTTATCTTTCTGGTTTTCAGAGCAAACATCAGGAATCTTGTGGAGGGCCCAGTTCATGACCCCAATCTGAACAATTGCTGACCAGATGGATGCGATCAGCTGTGACGAGAACATGACGCGAGGTGGTACCTTCATGTAATGACCGAGTTTGAGATCCTGAGCAAAGTACAACGCCTGGGACATGGAAATATAACCGTAGTTTTtgaacatcatcatggtcatggGCTTGCCGGGAACCATGTATCCGATGATAAACTCGGTCAGCACATTCAGACCAAGCTGAATGTTGGAAATACCCTGGATAAGACCGATAGGGATGAGCCagatgatggggaggagTAGGCAGATGACAAATGCCCATGCAGGGAATCCGGTGGGCCAGCCGGtgacaacaccaaacgaAATACCgaccatgatgatgaataGAGCTGGCAAGAAAGCGTTAGCATTTGCTGTATACAGGGTTCGCAGCATCAAAAGGTGGCACAAAAAACACTTACCAGCATACCACCAATCCTCAGCATCGCGatacttcttcatcaatcgCATGTGCACGTCGTCCTCCTGATGACGTGCCATCCTGAACTGCCTCCAAATCTCCTTGCCGTGATACAGAGCAACATGAACGAGAACCGCAGACATGGCAGCAAAGGACAGCCCATAAGCCAATGCGAATTGGGTGGACAGGTAAAGAGGAGAATATGCTTTGTAAGCCGTCTCATTGAAGTTGTAGTTGTCGTCGAGAATTCGAGAAACATTATAAGCCTTTCCCATATTGTCATAGGACTCAGATGACTGAACAGGCATGTAGTCGGCATACCAGGTTCCACTGAAGTGAACACCCATGGAGACAAtaacgaagaagaagatgatgccacCCAAAACGTTGACAATGGCGTAGAAAGGTGGGATGAGAGGCGATCCGATGAAGCCAGTGGCAACTGTCCAATCAAATGTAATGGGGATGAGACCATAGCCATGGTTGTTTCCAAAAATCTtattgacgacgacgctgTTGGGTGCAATCCAGCATGCAATCGCAAAGTATGATAGACCTCTGAAAATCCACCCAGGGAACCAGTACCAGATGAATGCGGCGCAACCGACTATGAGGAAGAGCTTGTAGCGACCAATGGTCCAACCGTTGGTCTTGGATGGATCTGATCGAGAATGGTCGTGCAATGTGTAGAACAAGGCGCAGTTGACGAGGTCGGCGGGCCAGATCATGGCTGCAGGCCAGACCAAGAAGCGACGAGCGAGGCCAGCCATTCCATAACCAGTGCAGAGTGTTGTGATACCAAAGAGAATCTGGAATGTAATGCCGAATTCTTGCTTGTAAAAGATCTTCTGCGTGAGGAGGACATCAGTAGCGTACAGTGCACCACCACCATATGCGGCCTATCATGCTGTTAGTATGCCATTGAGGTTTGCCGCAAGTTATCACTTTTGAATGCTCACATTTGACATGGCAACAATAACGACGTGCTCTTTAAAGTTAAACTTGCCCGGTCGCAGGTTAAACTTGACACCAAAAACGGTCCACACCCTGTCGGGCATGATCATATCCCAACCGCGACCGATAGGATAAGCAACAAGCTGAACCACATATGTGGTAATAGCAACAGTGGGATTTCGAAGGGAGAAGAGCATGTTGATGCCAGAACCAATTGTGCAGAGCAGTAAGCCGATTACCCACGCTCGAATTGTGTTGGCTGGAACATCTACATCGTAATTTCGAACTACAGCGCGGACCTGTGCAAGGCAAAGAGTGTTAGGAATCGCATTTCCCATAATGACATTAAATTGTAGACAATAAAAAAGTTGAGCAGACTCTCGCTTGGGCAAGATTGATGGTGACAAGGATGGCcttgcatcaacatctcTTGAAGATGGTCTACTCAAGTCGTAGAATTGCTCGTCTCGTTTTTCTCAAGCAGCATAACGGCGACGGGAAGACTCATACCTCTGGATACGGACTATTGTCCTCCATGAGCGCATGCTCAATCTCAATGcccttctcggcattgcCAGTAGCCAGTGCAGCGTCGACATCGTTCAACTCGTCCATAGGTAGATTTGGATCTAATTTGTGCGCCTTCTCAAAAGCCGCGAGGTGCTTGAGGTGATCGACGCCCGAGGAGTTTCCCTCGAGCGGCTCGGGGATGGGCATGAtctcctcaacctcatgGCGCTTGCGAAAAATTGAGAGCGGCATGGTGTATGTCCGGTGTGTCCTCCAAACGGAGGGACAACGTCCAAGCCGTAATTTTACGTCGTCGAAGCGAAGTCGCTGTGAGAATATTGCAGTGGTGCCAAAAGGGTTGGTGTAGCTCGACTCCTTTGTCTATGGCGATCCAAGTCCCTGCGCCTCTTCCTTTTTATCGGTCTCGTTATATTCACCGTCGTATATTCACAAGAGGCTGACAGTCGAAAACAGAGTCGTCAGAAAAAAAACGACAGTCTGCTTTGCGGTGTTGACTGCACTGCGAAGGGCTCGACGCACATTCAcacacagacagacacagacaTCTGGTGAGAGGGGTGGATAAGACAGAGAGTAAGGTTGGCCTGGTCGGTacggagaaggaggagagaagatTACGGGCGAAGAAGGCTTGGTGCCGTGCTAAGCGGAGACGGTGGACTCTCACATTCAGCAGGACAGGATGGACAGCTTTTCCACCCTGGTTCTTTTGTTCTGGCGGAACAGAGATGGCGGACGGGCCATGGGAttggggatgggggatgggggatggggatTCGAATGAATGATTGAACGAATTGGGGGTGTGCAGCGTAGAGCTGGCGTTGACTTCCGCCTCCGCTTCCAACCAGAAGCGATTGACTTGACCCAGGCCCACGCCTGAATGCTCTTGGCCTGCCTCTCCGGCCCATCACACACTGTGCAAGCGCGCACCGTTCCGAGCTTCACGTCCAAGTCAGCCAAGGAAGCGCATGGGCATGACTCCGTGTCGGAATTATTACCCCAGTCCCAGGATCTTTTTCTCGAGCAGAGCAGGGCTGGTAAATGTACCCTTCGGCGCCGTCCTGAGCGGAGGGAGGCAAAACTACCAGTACCCGGTGCTGCAAGAACCAGCACCAACCGGTTTGTCTCGGTCAAGTATCTCAGAGCGTCAATCGCCCCAGACCAAAGCAGGCAGGCACTTGGCCCAGCTTGTCTGCGAGTCCGGAGAAGATCCCTCCCTTCCCTTCCACTCCCCCACAGTCGGTCAGATGCTAAGTCAAGACCAAGAGCAGACTGGACGGAGACGGAACGTTCACTCTCCCCTAAATTGAGTCTGTTGCGGCGTTTTTGGGGCGAGGAGTCGTTCGAAAAAGTCAATTGCAATACATCCAGAAGAGGGCTGGCGACGCAGAGCACAAGTGAATACCAAGTCGCACTGTGTCCAATAGTACGGAAGACCCTGTGTTTAAGCATTCAGCCCATTCGATAAGACAGACAACTCCGCTGTCCCTATCGGTCACTCAGTCAGTCACGCCCAAGAAAAAGCCGCGGTCCGGGCTGCCCCCCCATACCCAGATTCGCCaatccagaccagacaaggacCGACGAATTCTCTCTCTCACCAGATGCAAGACCGCAACGGCCAGTCCGGGGTTTGCCCCTAGCTGTgcatcccatccatccatccacatgTGCTCAGGTCCTCGCAGTCGTCGCAAGCCATCGCTGGCTGCCGTTGGCCCATCCCACACATTAGGCTTGCTCCATGGCCCCATCCACCTTCCCAAAGAGGATTAGTATTGGGTCGCTTACCCCTGCTCAAGATACGGCTGACAGTGTGAGGTTGGGTAAAGCAGCCCGCATCTCTCACAACTCACActcttccaagtcttccagTCTTCCATAATCTACGCCTCTATGGACGCCATGCCTCTTCTCAAACGGCATGGCTGCAACCCCCAGGGCCTGCTCCTCACTCCCTTCACAGATTGGGTATTGTCTGACCCTGACCTCTGGCTGATTGGGGGACGACGCAGGATGGCCATCTCGGCGCCTCCTTCCACTTCCCGTCTGTCGAGCTGCTGATCGTTGGGGGCAGCATCAAAGCAATTTTGGATGGGCTGGTCCAACTGACTCGTTGTAGCTCCCACTGTCCAATTTCCATATCTTAccagtacagtactgtactgtaccCCATACATTCGATGCTACTGCACTAAGATGCGGCTTATTATCACCGTGCGCTGTACCGAAGCGGACGGGTCATGTtgctatttatttattgTAACTCAAGATGTCCTGTGAGTCTCCGCGTTTAGTTTGATATAAACTGCCGgggccaagatgaaggggcTGCAATGTTGATCCCAAGCACGTCAGGACAACGAAACTCATTCGGCCGAAGATGTTGGTGTCAATGTTCAAATCTGCCCTTTCGGAAATTTGGCCGACTTGCCAATATGTTGAGTTCGTCGATGCCACATCGTTGCGACAATCACCTAGACCAATGGTCCCTCCTTGCTACTTCACGCACCGCAAACTTCATTGATCTCAGAGATTTTGTGGCCAAAATTAAAATACGACCGGTAGTTGTGTTGGGATTTGGGAGATTGAACAAATGGTCAAAGACGAAGGAGGTTGATACAAGTACTACCTTGAGCTTTCACTCCGCGCTCAATGTTATCAGATCATGTGAACGGTCCCTTCccagccaacaccatctcaaTCCTTTTGACTGCAGGACTGCgcagttgatgttgtcattgAAACCTCTTGATGATACGGACCAATCTTTGACAAGCTGATCAGCGGCACTGGAAAGGCATGCAATTCGCAATGACGCTATTGCGGCGACTACCGAACCATGAAATAATACCCAGGCCGGTTTGTCTTGGCTTGCGTGTTGCCAAGCCTGGTAACATCGATAGGGGTGGTTTGCTGGCTAAGTGAGCCGCGCTGGGTCTCAGATCCCAGACTCTTGCGATCTCCCGCCTTACCAGAACATCCCAAAATGTCAATCCACACAGATGCATCAGCTATTAAAAGGCGgtatactccgtattccCTTTCTCAATGCACTATGCTTGTCAAGTTTTACACTCTTCCTTACCATGGGATATAAATTTGCCACAGTGCGAAGGTCATTCGTCTGATGAAGGCTAAACTGGCCCTCATCCGCCAATTGGGGATTGACTTTACTTCGTTGTGCCTGGGGACTTTTGTCGCTGCAACTCCGAGCGATCCAGAAGTACCAGACCTCCTGGACCCTTTCAACTCGAGATCCGTCGCGTTCCACTATTACTGTAGCTGGCCGGACCTTTTGTGCTCAAGTCCCTGGCTggactggcaagactggGTACACTGGccgttttctttttcctgccttttgcttttgccacCACACGTAGCTGGAACCTTTGAAGTTTTGTCAATGCGAACCACTACAGCAAGGCACTTTTGTCTCTACAAACTGTTCGCATTACCTTTCCCTGGAGTCCTGGAGGTAAGCTGAAAAGCATTTATTTGTCGGTGGACGTCTCAAATGGTCATTAGGTTTCGTGCCCGCACAATGCAGAGCGGACCATTCATCAAATGTCTTTCTCACTCTTGCAAGAATGCGGCACATACAGTGTAACAGCACCAGAGCTGCATTGTCCGTTTACCTTCCATTTGAGGGAGATGTTGGGCTTTTATTCAAAATTTTGACAATGCGAGGTTTAACCTACAGGGGTTCTAGATCGGCAGCTGGACCGAGAGAGACATTCCACAGAG
Protein-coding sequences here:
- a CDS encoding ribosomal protein l37e domain-containing protein codes for the protein MSRRSMHIQKHECSSCGYPSAKTRKYNWGEKAKRRKTVGTGRCRYLKDVSRRFKNGFQSGTPKGARGPKSE
- a CDS encoding small oligopeptide transporter, OPT family (similar to Neosartorya fischeri NRRL 181 XP_001260988.1), with the protein product MPLSIFRKRHEVEEIMPIPEPLEGNSSGVDHLKHLAAFEKAHKLDPNLPMDELNDVDAALATGNAEKGIEIEHALMEDNSPYPEVRAVVRNYDVDVPANTIRAWVIGLLLCTIGSGINMLFSLRNPTVAITTYVVQLVAYPIGRGWDMIMPDRVWTVFGVKFNLRPGKFNFKEHVVIVAMSNAAYGGGALYATDVLLTQKIFYKQEFGITFQILFGITTLCTGYGMAGLARRFLVWPAAMIWPADLVNCALFYTLHDHSRSDPSKTNGWTIGRYKLFLIVGCAAFIWYWFPGWIFRGLSYFAIACWIAPNSVVVNKIFGNNHGYGLIPITFDWTVATGFIGSPLIPPFYAIVNVLGGIIFFFVIVSMGVHFSGTWYADYMPVQSSESYDNMGKAYNVSRILDDNYNFNETAYKAYSPLYLSTQFALAYGLSFAAMSAVLVHVALYHGKEIWRQFRMARHQEDDVHMRLMKKYRDAEDWWYAALFIIMVGISFGVVTGWPTGFPAWAFVICLLLPIIWLIPIGLIQGISNIQLGLNVLTEFIIGYMVPGKPMTMMMFKNYGYISMSQALYFAQDLKLGHYMKVPPRVMFSSQLIASIWSAIVQIGVMNWALHKIPDVCSENQKDNYTCPSGHVYYTASVIWGAIGPARIFSHGATYANLQWFWLVGAATPILTWMLARRWPKSFWRYVCTPVIYGGTGLLPPATVHIFLCWGVVGIIFNYFIKRRYTGWWLQYNYIVSAALDCGLIISTLVIFFTLYLTNASAPSWWGNDGMTKTLDWDAQAVTKRVAPGQIFGPAVFP